The proteins below are encoded in one region of Equus caballus isolate H_3958 breed thoroughbred chromosome 16, TB-T2T, whole genome shotgun sequence:
- the C16H3orf84 gene encoding uncharacterized protein C3orf84 homolog isoform X2 gives MQSALVGSWHNNGFYGHYRGQFKSESAREYRLAAKPQPPAVFLQRCQEPVQQHFFSKHDNRTSYDKGIGRRKDLERLWQQHTFLRWAPCELELRQQRPLKSSYQVDFQSGPGLSDLPQRLVHFVQVRPPRSSTTYQQNFCQPSRGGHCGSDNVEPQAPVTDTLPDIPGIPRPKVLQHYLHAGVSECLNWSRALNKDS, from the exons ATGCAAAGTGCTTTAGTAGGCTCCTGG CACAACAATGGCTTCTACGGGCACTACAGAGGCCAATTCAAGAGTGAAAGTGCTCGAGAATACCGCCTTGCAGCcaagccccagcctccagcagtGTTCCTGCAACGATGCCAG GAGCCAGTACAGCAACACTTCTTCTCCAAACATGACAACCGCACTTCCTACGACAAA GGAATCGGAAGACGGAAAGACCTGGAGCGTCTGTGGCAGCAGCACACCTTCCTGCGCTGGGCACCCTGTGAGCTGGAGTTGCGCCAGCAGCGGCCCCTCAAATCCTCCTACCAGGTCGATTTCCAGTCAGGCCCAGGACTCAGTGACCTTCCCCAGCGCCTTGTCCACTTTGTGCAGGTCCGGCCTCCCCGTTCCAGCACCACCTATCAGCAGAACTTCTGCCAGCCATCCCGGGGTGGCCATTGTGGCAGCGACAACGTGGAGCCCCAGGCCCCAGTCACCGACACACTGCCTGACATCCCGGGGATCCCAAGACCCAAGGTGCTGCAGCATTACCTTCATGCTGGGGTCTCTGAGTGTCTAAACTGGTCCAGAGCATTAAACAAGGACAGCTGA
- the C16H3orf84 gene encoding uncharacterized protein C3orf84 homolog isoform X1 has translation MQSALVGSWHNNGFYGHYRGQFKSESAREYRLAAKPQPPAVFLQRCQEPVQQHFFSKHDNRTSYDKGPYCLLQGIGRRKDLERLWQQHTFLRWAPCELELRQQRPLKSSYQVDFQSGPGLSDLPQRLVHFVQVRPPRSSTTYQQNFCQPSRGGHCGSDNVEPQAPVTDTLPDIPGIPRPKVLQHYLHAGVSECLNWSRALNKDS, from the exons ATGCAAAGTGCTTTAGTAGGCTCCTGG CACAACAATGGCTTCTACGGGCACTACAGAGGCCAATTCAAGAGTGAAAGTGCTCGAGAATACCGCCTTGCAGCcaagccccagcctccagcagtGTTCCTGCAACGATGCCAG GAGCCAGTACAGCAACACTTCTTCTCCAAACATGACAACCGCACTTCCTACGACAAA GGCCCCTACTGCCTGCTGCAGGGAATCGGAAGACGGAAAGACCTGGAGCGTCTGTGGCAGCAGCACACCTTCCTGCGCTGGGCACCCTGTGAGCTGGAGTTGCGCCAGCAGCGGCCCCTCAAATCCTCCTACCAGGTCGATTTCCAGTCAGGCCCAGGACTCAGTGACCTTCCCCAGCGCCTTGTCCACTTTGTGCAGGTCCGGCCTCCCCGTTCCAGCACCACCTATCAGCAGAACTTCTGCCAGCCATCCCGGGGTGGCCATTGTGGCAGCGACAACGTGGAGCCCCAGGCCCCAGTCACCGACACACTGCCTGACATCCCGGGGATCCCAAGACCCAAGGTGCTGCAGCATTACCTTCATGCTGGGGTCTCTGAGTGTCTAAACTGGTCCAGAGCATTAAACAAGGACAGCTGA
- the KLHDC8B gene encoding kelch domain-containing protein 8B isoform X2, with product MNTMATGGSRAFAWQVFPPMPTCRVYGTVAYQDGHLLVLGGCGQAGLPLDTAETLDMASHTWLALAPLPTPRAGAAAVVLGKQVLVMGGVDEGQSPVAAVEAFLADEGRWERRATLPQAAMGVATVERDGMVYALGGMGPDTAPQAQVRVYEPRGDCWLSLPSMPTPCYGASTFLHGNKIYVLGGRQGKLPVTAFEAFDLEARTWTRHPSLPSRRAFAGCAMAEGSVFSLGGLQQPGPHNFYSRPHFVNTVEMFDLEHGSWTKMPRSLRMRDKRADFVVGSLGNHIVAIGGLGNQPCPLGSVEGFSLARRRWEALPAMPTARCSCSSLQAGHRLFVIGGVAQGPSQAVEALCLRDGV from the exons ATGAATACCATGGCTACAGGAGGTAGCCGGGCCTTTGCTTGGCAGGTGTTCCCACCCATGCCCACCTGCCGGGTGTATGGCACAGTGGCATACCAGGATGGTCACCTGTtagtactggggggctgtggccAGGCTGGACTACCCCTGGACACTGCTGAGACACTGGACATGGCCTCACATACATGGCTGGCACTGGCACCCCTGCCCACTCCCCGGGCTGGCGCGGCTGCTGTGGTGCTGGGCAAGCAGGTGCTAGTGATGGGCGGTGTGGATGAGGGCCAGAGCCCAGTAGCTGCTGTGGAGGCCTTCCTGGCTGATGAGGGCCGCTGGGAACGTCGGGCCACACTCCCTCAGGCAGCCATGGGGGTTGCGACTGTGGAGAGAG ATGGTATGGTGTATGCTCTGGGGGGAATGGGCCCCGACACAGCCCCCCAGGCCCAGGTTCGGGTGTATGAGCCCCGTGGGGATTGCTGGCTTTCACTACCTTCCATGCCCACACCCTGCTATGGAGCATCTACCTTCCTGCATGGGAACAAGATCTATGTCCTGG GGGGCCGCCAGGGCAAGCTCCCAGTGACTGCTTTTGAGGCCTTTGATCTGGAGGCCCGTACCTGGACCCGGCACCCAAGCCTGCCCAGCCGCCGGGCCTTTGCAGGCTGCGCCATGGCCGAAGGCAGCGTCTTTAGCCTGGGTGGCCTGCAGCAGCCCGGGCCCCACAATTTCTACTCCCGCCCACACTTTGTCAACACTGTGGAGATGTTCGACCTGGAGCATG GGTCCTGGACCAAGATGCCCCGCAGCCTGCGCATGAGGGATAAGAGGGCCGACTTTGTGGTTGGCTCCCTTGGGAACCACATCGTGGCCATTGGGGGCCTTG GAAACCAGCCATGCCCTCTGGGCTCTGTGGAAGGCTTCAGCCTTGCACGGCGGCGCTGGGAGGCACTGCCTGCCATGCCCACGGCCCGCTGCTCCTGTTCTAGTCTGCAAGCTGGGCACCGGCTGTTTGTCATCGGGGGTGTGGCCCAGGGTCCCAGCCAAGCTGTGGAGGCACTGTGTCTGCGTGATGGGGTCTGA
- the KLHDC8B gene encoding kelch domain-containing protein 8B isoform X1, which yields MNTMATGGSRAFAWQVFPPMPTCRVYGTVAYQDGHLLVLGGCGQAGLPLDTAETLDMASHTWLALAPLPTPRAGAAAVVLGKQVLVMGGVDEGQSPVAAVEAFLADEGRWERRATLPQAAMGVATVERDGMVYALGGMGPDTAPQAQVRVYEPRGDCWLSLPSMPTPCYGASTFLHGNKIYVLGAPIPLAGGRQGKLPVTAFEAFDLEARTWTRHPSLPSRRAFAGCAMAEGSVFSLGGLQQPGPHNFYSRPHFVNTVEMFDLEHGSWTKMPRSLRMRDKRADFVVGSLGNHIVAIGGLGNQPCPLGSVEGFSLARRRWEALPAMPTARCSCSSLQAGHRLFVIGGVAQGPSQAVEALCLRDGV from the exons ATGAATACCATGGCTACAGGAGGTAGCCGGGCCTTTGCTTGGCAGGTGTTCCCACCCATGCCCACCTGCCGGGTGTATGGCACAGTGGCATACCAGGATGGTCACCTGTtagtactggggggctgtggccAGGCTGGACTACCCCTGGACACTGCTGAGACACTGGACATGGCCTCACATACATGGCTGGCACTGGCACCCCTGCCCACTCCCCGGGCTGGCGCGGCTGCTGTGGTGCTGGGCAAGCAGGTGCTAGTGATGGGCGGTGTGGATGAGGGCCAGAGCCCAGTAGCTGCTGTGGAGGCCTTCCTGGCTGATGAGGGCCGCTGGGAACGTCGGGCCACACTCCCTCAGGCAGCCATGGGGGTTGCGACTGTGGAGAGAG ATGGTATGGTGTATGCTCTGGGGGGAATGGGCCCCGACACAGCCCCCCAGGCCCAGGTTCGGGTGTATGAGCCCCGTGGGGATTGCTGGCTTTCACTACCTTCCATGCCCACACCCTGCTATGGAGCATCTACCTTCCTGCATGGGAACAAGATCTATGTCCTGG GTGCCCCAATTCCCTTGGCAGGGGGCCGCCAGGGCAAGCTCCCAGTGACTGCTTTTGAGGCCTTTGATCTGGAGGCCCGTACCTGGACCCGGCACCCAAGCCTGCCCAGCCGCCGGGCCTTTGCAGGCTGCGCCATGGCCGAAGGCAGCGTCTTTAGCCTGGGTGGCCTGCAGCAGCCCGGGCCCCACAATTTCTACTCCCGCCCACACTTTGTCAACACTGTGGAGATGTTCGACCTGGAGCATG GGTCCTGGACCAAGATGCCCCGCAGCCTGCGCATGAGGGATAAGAGGGCCGACTTTGTGGTTGGCTCCCTTGGGAACCACATCGTGGCCATTGGGGGCCTTG GAAACCAGCCATGCCCTCTGGGCTCTGTGGAAGGCTTCAGCCTTGCACGGCGGCGCTGGGAGGCACTGCCTGCCATGCCCACGGCCCGCTGCTCCTGTTCTAGTCTGCAAGCTGGGCACCGGCTGTTTGTCATCGGGGGTGTGGCCCAGGGTCCCAGCCAAGCTGTGGAGGCACTGTGTCTGCGTGATGGGGTCTGA